The following is a genomic window from Amycolatopsis australiensis.
CCGCGACGACCCGCGCGCTGAGGTCGCGACCCAGCTGCTCGAGCCGGGCCGTCTTCTCGGGCCCGAGGTGGTCCCACGGGCCGCGCGCGGCGGCCTCGGTCGCGACCTCGACGCGGTCGCGGACGGCCTCGCCCTCGGCGGTGAGCGCGCCGTCGGCGTCGAGGAGGCCGCGGCCGGCGAGCCGGGCTTCGGCGGCCGCCCACTGCTCGTCGCTCCAGCCGCGCGTGAGCTTGGCCGCGGCGGTGACGAACCCGCGCCCGGTCGCGACGTGCGTGACCAGGGCTTCGAGGCCGCTGAGGCCGTTGAGCACCAGTGCGGCGATGTGGCCGTCGCCGCGGTACTCGCGCAGCAGCGTGACGGCGTGCCAGAGGACGAGGTGTGGCTCGCGCGGCCAGGGCAGCCCGGCGTGCGCGGCATAGAGCGGACGGCCTTCGCCGGTGCACCCGGCGGCGGCTTCGCGCGCCAGCTCGGCGGCTTCGGCGACCTCGTCGCTCTTGACGTGGTCGCCGAGCAGGCGGGTCAGCGCCTTGCCGACCCCGTCCAGGCGGGCGTCGAGGACCTGCTGCGGCGTCGCGAGGGTCCAGGCGCGCGGGATCACGCGGGCGACGACCTCGGGGTTGAAGTTGTAGAAGGTGGCGGCGACGACCTCGGGCCCGACGGCTCCCATGGCCGCGGACCGCCCGGCGAAGTAGGGCATCCGCCCGGGCCGCAGCCCGGCGCCGGTGAGCGCGGCATCGACCTCGGGCGCGAAGTACGCGAGGGCGTGCAAGGAATCGAAAGCCGACTTGAACCGCTGTTCGTCACCCGCCATAGCGGCACCCTACTACCGGGTAACCCCGCGGGGAACGCTCCGAAGGTCGGCCCGCGGCCGCGGCGGGTCGGCTCGCGCGCCGGAGGGCCGGTTCGCGCGCCAGGCAGGTCGGCCCGCGGCCGCGGCGGGTCGGCTCGCGCACCGGAGGGCCGGTTCGCGCGCCAGGCAGGTCGCCCGCGCCTCCGGCGGCTCGGCTCACGTGCCGGAGGGCCGGTTCGCTGCCGCGGCGGCTCGGCTCACGTGCCGGAGGGGCCGGTTCGCGCGCCAGGCAGGTCGGCTCACATCCAAAGAGTCGGCCCGCGTCCCCGGCGGCTCGGCCGGTGTGCCGACTGTCCGGGCACACGGGCCGACCTGGGTACACCGACCGACCCTCCGGACACCGGACGGTGGAGGCGGACGAGCGGGCATGTAAGCCGGATCCTGTTCCCCGGTCGCCTTGCGGCTCGCGGGGCGGCGGTCATCCATCTCGGCCTGCCGTCGCCGGCAGGCTCCAGCGGCCTACCCGCAGGCTCGGACGGGCCGTCCTCGAACGCCTGCGCAGGAGCCCGGGGGCTCCCTCTTGGCCTTGCTCCGGGTGGGGTTTACCCAGCCGCCCCGGTCACCCGGGACGCTGGTGGTCTCTTACACCACCGTTTCACCCTTACCCCGGTCCTCGCGGACCGTGGCGGTCTGTTTTCTGTGGCACTTTCCCGCGGGTCACCCCGGGTTGCCGTTAGCAACCACCCTGCCCTGCGGAGTCCGGACTTTCCTCGGGCCGGGTCTCCCCGGCTCGCGACCGCCCTGCCTGCTCGTCCGCGCAGCAGATGGTAGCCCAGGCGCTCAGTGCCCGGCCGCGGCCCGGCTGTGGTGGCGCGGGTGGCGTGGTTCCGGCGGCGGGCCGGACGGCGGGGCCGGGTGCTGGCGGGCGAGCTCGGCCGTCCAGTGCAGCACGGCCGCCGGGCTGTCGAGGCCGACCAGTCCGATCAATCTGCCGCCGCGCACGAACCCGGTGATCGGGCGCGTGCCGGGCACCGGGGACTCCAGCAGGACCGTGTCGGTGCCGAGCATCGGCCGTCCGGCGACCTGGATCCGGACGCCGTGCTGCTCGGACCAGTAGCGCGGCACCGGCGTGTACGGCGGCGATCCCTGCGGCCCGGTCAGCAGGTTCTCCGCGGCCGCCCGGCTCATCTCGACCGCGTTGAGCCAGTGCTCGTCGCGCTGCGGCGCCGGGTCGTAGCGCAGGTTGGGCCAGCGGGCGACGTCGCCCGCGGCGACGATCGTCGCGGAGCCGAGGACGTGGCAGGTGGGGCCGCACACGACGCCGTCGTCGAGGGGCAGCTTCGCGCCGCGCAGCCAGGAGACGGCCGGGACGCTGCCGACGGCGACCACGACGCACGCGACGTCGACGGCCCGGCCGTCGGCGAATTCGAGGCCGACGGAGGTGGGTCCCGGCCGCCACCGGCGGATCGTGGTGCCGAGCTCGAGCCGGACGCCGCGGGCGGTGTGCAGCGCGGTGAGCCAGTCGCCGATGTCCGGGCCGAGGACGTCGGCCATCAGCGGCCGCGCCCGGCCGAAGAGGATGACGTCGCGGTTCATCTCGCGCAGGCTCGACGCGACTTCGCAGCCGATGAAGCCGTCGCCGACGACCGCGACCGGCCCGGCGCCGGTGGCCAGGGCGCGCTGCAACGCGGTCGTGTCGGACAGCGTCCGGACGACGACGACCCGCGGGTGGCCGTGCGGTGCGCCGGGCAGCCGGCGGGGTTCGACGCCGGTGGCGATGATCAGGCCGTCGTAGCGCAGTTCCTCGTCGCGCAGGTGGACGACCTGCCGGTGCGGCGAGAGCCCGGTGACGGGCGTGTCGAAGTACCACTCGGCGTCGACTTCGAGCGGGTCGGCCAGCAGCGTGTCGGCGCGGCTGACCGCGCCGGTGAGCAGGTGCTTGGACAGGGCAGGCCGGTGGTAGGCGATGTCGGGTTCGGCGCCGAGGACGACGACCTCGCCGTCGAACCCGAGCTCGCGCAGCCGTTCGGCGGCGCGCAGGCCGGCCAGTCCGGCTCCGGCGATGACGATGCGTTCGCTCATCGGGTGGCTCCCACCAGGTGGATGGCTCTCATCGGACAGGCGCGCGCGGCGGCGCGGACGTTCGGCGCTTCCCCGGCCTCCGGCCGTTTCTCGTACGCCAGGTGCCCGTCGTGGCCGAGCTGGAAGACCTGCGGCGCCTCGGACTGGCAGACGCCGTATGCATGACAGCGCTGGCTGTCGACATCGACGCGCAACGCCGGCTCGGCCTCTTCGGACGCCGGTCCGACCAGCCCGGCCCGCGCGAGGACCGACGCGGGCAGCACCCGCAGCGCCGACAGCAGCGCGGGCGGCACCAGCAGCGTGATCCCGGCGAGCCAGACAACCGCCAGGTGCCCGCTCGAGACGGCGCCCAGCCAGGCGTGCCCGGCGAGCAGCCCGACGGCGAGGTAGCCGGCCTGGTGGAAGCGGAGCCAGCGGCCTTCCCGGGCCCCGCGGCGCAGGGCCGCGGTGACGGACACCGCGACGACGAGCTCGAGCCCGGCGATGCCCAGCGCGTGCCGCGGCGTGCCGTCGTAGAAGGGGACGAGCAGGTCGGCGACGCCGAACGGGTCGTCCTCGAGGAAGAGGAACGTCAGCCCGTGCACGGTTCCGGTGGCGAGGGCGAACGCGGCGAGCAGCACGTGCCCGCCGCGCAGCGCGTCCTGGCCGGCGGACCGGCGGATCCAGCCGGTGGCGGCGAGCACGCCCCAGCACAGGGTGAGGCACAGGCAGAGGTAGGCGAGGCGGCCGGAGAGGGCGGCGGCCTCGGCGATGCCGGTGTCGTGCGGCGACACCGGGATCAGCGCGGCGGACGGGGACATGGGGCTTACCTCCGGGTGCGCGGCGAGGTCCTGCCGGGGGTTCCGAGCAGGCGGAGCAGGCCGAACGTGGCGACGGCGGCGAGGGCCACGAAGACGGCGGCGAGGGCGACGTCTCCGCCGCCGAGGGTGTCGTCCTCGGTGGCGGAGACGAGCAGGGACGTGGTTTCGGCGAGCCCGGTGCTCTCCAGCAGCGTCAGGTGGCCGAGCGTGGTGTCGACGGCGGTCTGGGCGAACGCGCGGACGTCGTCGTCGCGGGTGCCCGCACGGACGTCGGAGGCGAGCCCGAAGAGGGTGCCGTACTCGGCGCGCAGGCGGTTGACGTAGGCGCGGTCGAACGCGTCGCCGGAGCCGGCGGCGATCCCGTCCGCCCAGCCGCGTTCCTGCTCGCTCGGCTCGGCCGGGAGGGTGACGGCGAGCCGGTCGGCGACCGCGCGCAGGGCGACGTCGAGGCGGGCCTGGTCGTCGGCGATGCGCCCGGCGACCGCGCGGACGCGCCGGTCGGCCGCGCGCTCGGCGGCGAGCCTGCTGACCGGCGTGGCCCAGAGCGTGTGCTGCTTCAGGCGCGTCAGCAAGGTGCGGTCGGTTTGCTGCAGCTCACCGGCGGACGCGGGGAAGACCACGCCCGCCAGCAGCGCGGCCGCGGCGGCGATCAGGGCCACGAATCGGAACGGCATCCCCGTTGTCCCTTCGCGAAGGAGTCCTCACCGGGAGTTACGGGAAGAAGGTGTGATCCGGTTCTCACCGTCACCTTTTAGTGACTGTGACCTGTATCACAGTACAAATTCTTCGAAAGTCGTCACAGCGATGACGGCTAATGGCCGCCGGGAAACTCATGCATATGGCCTATTAAGTGCTTTTGCGCTACGCTCCGAAGGCCCCACGGTCCGCCAGTCAGGTGAGGTTGCGAGCTTTATGGAAGCACTGGGCAGAGAAAGTCGCGGCCACGTCGGCCCCGCGTGCACCGCCACCGCCGTGCGGCCGCGCCCCGACCGGGGAGACGACCTCGTCCCGTTGCTGTACAAGGACTTCCGCGCCACGCTGTTCACGCAGGTACTGGCCCTGACCAACCACGACCGGCAGTGGACCGAGGACGTGGTGCAGGAGACCATGATCCGCGCGTGGCAGCACTCCGACACGCTCGAACGCGAGCCGGGAATGCTGCGCGGCTGGCTGCTCACGGTGGCGCGGCGGATCGTCATCGACGGCTGGCGAAATCGCCGGGTACGCCCGCAGGAGGTCGCTCTGGAGATCCCGGAAAACGCCGAGTCAGCCGACCGCACGGACCGTTCGTTAGCCGCACTAACGATTAGCCGGGCATTGTCGGAACTCGACGAGAAATATCAGTCCGTCATCGTGGAGACGTACCTGGCCGGAAACACCGTCCGGCAGGCGGCGGCAATTCTGGGAATTCCCGAGGGAACGGTGAAATCGCGCCTGTACACGGCGATGCGGCAATTGCGGAAGGCACTCGGCGAAGTGGCGGCGCGATGAGGGAGAAACACCGCGACGCGGCGGCCTACGGGCTGGGGGTCCTCGACGATCCGGAAGAGTTCGAAGCCCATCTCGGCGGTTGCGCCCGGTGCCGGGAGTTGCTGGGCGGGTTCGACCCGGTGGTCGGAGCGTTGGACCAGGCGGTGCGGCTGGGGTATCTGCCCGGCGGAGGCGATCCTCCGGCCGCGGGTGGTTCCGGTCTGTCGGCTCCCGGTGGTTCCGGCCCGGCTGCCGATGACTCGGGCTCCGGCCCTGCGGCTTCCGGTCCTCCGATCCCCGGCGCTTCCGGTGGTTCCGGCCCGGCTGCCGGTCTCCCGGCTTCCGGTGGTCCCCGCTCGGCTCCCGGCGCTCCGGCTTCCGGTGGTTCCGGCCCGGCTCCGGCTCCGGGTCCCGCTCGCTCCCGGGCTTCCGGTGGTCCCCCGCTCCGGCTCCCCCGGCCGGCTCCGGCTTCCGGTGGTTCCGGCCCGGCTGCCGGTCTCCCGGCTTCCGGTGGTCCCCGCTCGGCTCCCGGCGCTCCGGCTTCCGGTGGTTCCGGCCCGGCTCCCGGCGCTCCGGTCTCCGGCGGGTCCCACCCGAACTCCGGCGCGCTCAGGGGCTCCGGCCCGACTGCCGGTCCGTCGGCTCCCGATGGCTCCGGCCCTACCGCTCCCGGCGCTTCCGATCGGGCTCCCGGCGGTCCCGCACCCGGCGACCACCCGCCCGGCACCGAACCCCGGTCCGGCTACCCGCTGCCCGATTCCGGGGCCGCGCGGCGCCGGAAGGCGTTCGTCTCCGGCCTGGCCGGCACCGTCGTGGTGGTCGGCGTGGCCGTCGCGGTGATGCGGGCGGCCACCGCGAGGATCCGGTTCGCGTCCATCGTCTCCCCTGCTCGCGTCGTGGCCGGTACCGGCTCTGACCTGCGGGATCTCCCGTGCCGGGCCGGTTTCCAGTAGTCTGCCCCAACCCAACATGAAAGTCCTTACGGTGGATACCGAAGTAAATCCCGAGCACCCCCTCGGCGGGGCTTCGGTACCGAAGCGCCCCGTCCCGCGGCTCCCCGGCCGCGAGCCCGAGCTCAGCCGCCTGACCAGCCTGTTCCCCGCCGCGCTCGGGGGGCGGGCCGCCAGTGCCGTGCTCGTCGGCGAGTTCGGCATGGGCAAGACCGCCACCCTGCACGCCGCCGCCGCGCTGGCCGCGGACGCCGGCTTCACCGTCGCGATCGCCACCGGGTCGCGCCTGGAAAGCCACCTCGCCGGTGGCGTGGCCCGCCAGCTGGCCGATGCGCTCGCCGTGCCCGGCACCCCGCGCCCGCCCACCGGCGACCTCTGCGGGCCGGCCGGTGAGAGCGAGGCGCTCGACCTCTTCTTCCGGATCGTCCGGGAGGCCACCGGACGAGGTCCGCTGTTCCTCGGCATCGACAACGTCCACCTCGCCGACGCCTGGTCCATGCGGTGCCTCGCCTACATCCGGCACCGCGTGCTCGACCTGCCGGTGCTGATCGTCCTGACGTCCCTGATCGGCCACCCGCCGCACAACGAGGTCGCGCTGCTGGAGATGGCCGGCTGCACTCCGGCGACGATCACCCTGAACGGCCTCGGCGACGCGGGCGCGGCGGAGATCCTCGGCCTCGCGCCGGGCGAGCTGGCCACCGCCTGCCGCGAGGCGACCGGCGGCAACCCGTACCTGCTCCAGGCGCTGCGGCCGCGGCTGCTGCCGGGCGCGGACCCGCACGAGCTCGGCTCGTCGCTGATCGGGCAGGTGCTCCACACGCGGATGCAGGAGTTCCCGCACGCACCGGCGATCCTGCACGCGGCCGCGATCCTCGGCGAAGACGCGGACTTCGACCTGCTGGCCCGGCTCGCCGGCGTCGACGAGCTCGACGCGCTGCAGGCGATCGACACCATGGTCCGGCTGCACGTGCTCAGCAACAGCGACCGCCCGGCGCTGACCTACTCGTTCGCCCGCAACTCCGTCCTCAAGGACATGCCGCGCACCACGCGGGCGGTCAACCACGCGCGAGCGGCGAAACTGCTGGCCGAGACCGGCGCGCCGCCCGAACGGGTCGCCGCGCACCTGCTCGAAGCCACGTCGATCCGGATCCCGTGGGGTGTCGACGTGCTGCGGCTGAGCGCGCGCAACGCCGTGTTCTCCGGACGGCCCGAGCCGGCCGCGGCCTACCTGCGGCGCGCGCTGGAGGAACGGCTGACGTCCGGAGCCCGGGTGGCCGTGCTGCTGCAGCTCGCGCACGCCGAGTTCCAGCTCGACCCGCCCGCCGCGGCGATGCGGGTGCGGGAAGCCGTCGACACGGTCGGCAACCGCGAGACGGCGGCGTTCATCGCCACCGCGATGCTGCTGTCGCTGTGCGGCGGCCAGGACGCCCGGCTCGCGATCAGCGCGGCGGGCCAGATCGCCGCGCGGCTCGACGCCGGCGGCCCGGACGCCGTGTGGCCGCTGCTGTGCATGACCTACCTGGCCGAGGCCGGCAGCAGGCTCGGCCCGCCGCCGGAGTTCCGCGACTTCGAGGAGCAGTGGGCGCCGCTGACCGACCCGGCCGCGCAGCGCAGCCGTTCGGCGCTGCTGGCGCTGGACGCCGTCCGCAGCGGCGAATCGGCGCAGGAGGCCGTCGGCCACTTCGCGGACGCGCTGAGTCTCACCGCGGCTCCGCCGCGGGCCGGGGACTCCGCCACCCGGAGCCCCCGGGAGCAGGTCGGCGGCGACGGCGATCTCTTCGAGCAGCACTACTTCTTCACGCTCGCCACCGCGGTGCTCGCGGACGAGCCGGCGCACATCGACCGGCTGTGCCGGGTCCTCGACGTCGAGCGGGAGCCGTGGGACGTGCACGTGCCGCACGGCGCGCTGCCCACCCTGGCCCGCGGGATCGCCCTGCAGGCCAGCGGCGACCTGCAGCGGGCGAGCGTGCACTTCGAGTCGCTGCTGCGCCGGTTCGACGAGCGTGGCGGGACGACGACGTGCCCGGTCGGCGTGCTGTGCGCGGCGAAGCTCGTCGAGTGCTGGGTCGACCTGGGCCGGTTCGAGGCGGCGACGTCGCTGCTCGACCGGATGGACTTCGTGGCCAGCCAGGGTCTGTTCACCCACACGTACCTGCTGTACGCGCGCGGCCGCCTGCGCGTCGCGACCGGGTACACGCGGTTCGGGTTCGAGGACCTGCTCAGCTGCGGGCGGCGGCTCGCGCACCACGGCATGCGGTTCCCGGGGTTCGTGCCGTGGCGCGCGCACGCGGCGCGGGCGGCGCTGGCGCTCGGCCAGGCCGACGACGCGGTGCGGCTGGCCGAGGAGGACATCACCGCGTCGGCCCGCTGGGGCGCGCCGCGGCCGCTGGGCACGGCGCTGACGACGCTCGGGCTGGTCCGCGAGGACGACGAAGCCGAGCGGGCGCTGAACAAGGCGATCACGACGCTGCGGTCGTCGCCGGCCCGGCTCCAGCTGGCGACGGCGCTGACCGAGCTGGGCACGCTGCACGCGCGGCACGGGCAGTCCGAGAAGGCGATCGAGACGCTGCGGCAGGCGGTCGAGCTGAGCGAGCACTGCGGCGCGCGTCCGCTGGCCCGGCGGGCGGCGGAGGAGCTGCGTTCGGCGCGCCGGGCGCTGACGCCCGCCAAGGACAACGAACACGGCTTGACGCGGCAGGAAAACCGGATCGCCGTGATGGCCGCGCAGGGCCTGACGAACCGCGAGATCGCGACGGCGCTGCACCTGACGCGGCGGACGGTGGAGCTGCACCTGTCGGGCGCGTACCGCAAGCTCGGCATTCCGGGACGCGCGGAACTCGGTGGGGCGCTGGCCAAGTCCCACCGTGCGGACGCGCGTTGACCGTCCGGTCCGTCGTTGCTCTACTCGGGCCATGTCGCTCGAAGAGCCGTTGAAATTCGCCTACTGGGTCCCGAACGTGAGCGGTGGCCTCGTCACGTCCGACATCGAACAGCGGACGGACTGGGGTTACGAGTACAACAAGGAGCTGGCTGTCCTCGCCGAGAACAGCGGCTTCGAGTATGCGCTTTCCCAAGTGCGCTACACCGCCAGCTACGGCGCCGCGTACCAGCACGAGTCGACCGGGTTCAGCCTGGCGCTGCTGCTCGCGACGCAGCGGCTCAAGGTGATCGCGGCCGTCCATCCTGGACTGTGGCACCCGGGCGTGCTGGCGAAGTTCATCGCCAGCGCCGACGTCATCTCGGGCGGCCGCGCGGCGGTGAACGTGGTGAGCGGCTGGTTCAAGGGCGAGTTCACCGGTCTGGGTGAGCCGTGGCTGGAGCACGACGAGCGGTACCGGCGGTCGGAGGAGTTCATCCGCGTGCTGCGCGAGCTGTGGACGAACGACCACGCGGAGTTCCGCGGCGACTTCTACCGCATCCACGACTTCGACATCAAGCCGAAGCCGGTGGCGGCCCCGCACCCGGAGATCTTCCAGGGCGGCAATTCGACGGCGGCCCGCAAGCTCGCCGGCGCCGTGTCGGACTGGTACTTCAGCAACGGCAAGGACTTCGACGGGTTCACCGAGCAGGTCGAGGAGGTGCGCGGCTACGCGGCCGCGAACCAGCGGACTGTCCGATTCGGACTGAACGGGTTCGTGATCGCCCGGTCGACGGAGAGCGAAGCCAAGGCGGTGCTGAAGGAGATCGTCGAGAAGGCGAACGTCGAGGCGGTCGAGGGATTCCGCGCGGCGGTGGCACAGGCCGGCAAGTCCACATCGGACTCGAAGGGTATGTGGGCCGATTCGGAGTTCGAGGACCTGGTGCAGTACAACGACGGCTTCCGCACGAAGCTGATCGGCACGCCGGAGCAGATCGCGGAGCGAGCGATCGAGTACAAGAAGCGCGGGGCCTCGCTGTTGCTGCTCGGGTTCCTGCACTATCTCGAGGATGTGGAGTACTTCGGCAAGCACGTGCTGCCGGTGATCCGCGAGAAGGAGAAGGACCTCGCCCGCGGGGCGGCCACTCCGGAGCCACTGGGAGTTTGACGGCCGGGCCCGGCCCGCGGGGGCGCCCCGCGGGCGGCCCGGAGTCGTCGATTAGCGTGGGTGCGTGAACTTCTGGGCTGGGGCGGGAAGCCTGGCGCTGCTGGCCGGTGTGCTCCTCTTCGCGATCGTGCGGCCGCGTGGCTGGCCGGAAGCCGTCGCCGCCGTTCCCGCTGCCGGAATCGCTCTGCTGCTCGGGCTCGTTTCGCCCGCCGCCGCCGGGCAGCGGGCTGTCGAGATCCTGCCCACTCTGGGCTTTCTGGCCGCCATTCTCCTCTTGTCCTTTTTGGCCAGTGTCGACGGCGTCTTCACCTGGCTCGGCAACCGGCTCGCCGAAGCCTGTCACGGCAGCCCGCGGCGGCTGCTCGTCCTCACCTTCGCCGCGGCCGCCGGGGTCACCGCGATCCTCAGCCTGGACGCCACCGTCGTCCTGCTCACCCCCGTCGTCCTCGCGACCGCGACCGGCCTCGAACTGCCCGCCCGGCCGCACGTCTACGCCTGCGCCCACCTGGCCAACTCCGCGTCGACGCTGCTGCCCGTCTCCAACCTGACCAACCTGCTCGCCTTCGCCGCGTCGGGGCTGACCTTCGCCGGGTTCACCGCCCTGATGGCCCTGCCGTGGCTGGTCACCCTGGCCATCGAGCTGGTCGTCTTCCTGCGCTTCTTCGCCGCCGACCTGAAACCGCGCGAAACCGCCGAGCCGCGGCAGCACCTCAAAACGCCGACGTTCTCGCTGGTCGTCCTCGGCCTGACGCTCGCCGGGTTCGCCGTCGGCCAGCTCGGCCACGTCGAGCCGGGCTGGATCGCCGCGCTGGCCGCGCTGATCCTCGGGGTCCGCGCCCTCGCGCAGGGGAAGATCAAGCCGTGGCAGCTGGTCAGCGAGGCCGCGCCGCAGCTGTGCCTGTTCGTGCTCGGGCTGGCCGTCGTGGTCGAGGCCGTGTCCGAGCACGTTCTCGGCGGCCTGCTGCGTGACATCCTGCCGTCGACGACGGGCCTGGTCGACCTGCTGGTCGCGGCCGGGGTGGCGGCGCTGCTGGCCAACCTGGTCAACAACCTGCCGGCGACGCTGATCCTGCTGTCCGTGCTGGGCCCGCACCCGGCGCCGGGCGTCCTGCTGGCGGTGCTGCTGGGCGTCAACATCGGCCCGAACGCGACCTACCTCGGCTCGCTGGCCACCCTGCTGTGGCGCCGGACGCTCCCGAAGCCGCCTTCGGCCCGGACGTTCCACGCGCTCGGCGCGCTCACGACGCCGCTGTGCCTGGCCGCGGCCACCGTCGCCCTCTGGCTGGGCCTCAGCTGGGCATCCTGAGCGTCTGGCCCGGCTTCATCGTCGGCCCGCAGTCGTCCAGCGGGCCGCCGAAGCGGTCGGCCGCCACCTCCGGGATCGTCTTCGCCGCGTAGTCCTGCGCCGCCTTCAGCTTCGCCGGGTCGGTCACCGCGTCCTTGCGGACCCAGTCGCCGTTGCGGAGGCCCTCGATCGGCGACGAGTAGATCAGCACGTAGTCGCGGTCGAGACGCGGGTCGAGCGCGATGCCGTTGCCCGCCGCCCAGGGACCCCACGAGTGGATGAACGTCGGCTTCACCGTGTCGAACACGTAGTTGCGCAGGCCGGCCAGGTCGTTGTCGTGCACGAGGTCCGCGATCGGCTTGTTGACCAGGCCCGCCATGTCGACCAGCTCGAGCCGGCTGGTCATCGACGAGCCGCCGAGGTCCGGCAGCAGCAGCGACGCCTTCTGGATGCCCAGGATGTCCGCGTACGTGTTGAACCCGCGGCCGAAGCGGTCCGCCACCAGGCACGCCGTGATGTTCGGGTTCTTCGCGAACTTGTCCGCAGCGGCCGCGAAGCCGACCGCCGACGGGACGAACGCCGCCACCAGCACGACCACGATCCCGGCCCGCAGCAGCGCCCGCCGGTGCCGCAGCAGCTCACCCGCCGACAACGTCCCCGCGATGACGGCCAGCGGCCACACCGGGCTGGCGAACCGGTGCTGGTACATCCAGTCGGCGACCATCACGCCGTACGCGGTGATCCCCAGCGCCAGCGGCACCAGCAACGCGACCAGCGACCGCCGCCACGGCGCCTTGACCAGCGCGAACCCGATGACCAAGGCGAGCACGACCACGCCGGCCCAGCCCGCGTAGCCGGCCAGCTCGAACGGCCGCTTCACGGCGTCGAAGCCGGGCAGGCCCTGCTGCTTGGCCACCGACGGGTTGGCCAGCAGCCGGCCGAACTCGGCGTGCCGCCAGACGACGTACGCGCCGAACGGCACGGCGAACGCCGCCACCGACAGCAGCGCCAGCCGGAAGCTCTTCCAGAACAGGCCCTTGCGCAGCAGGAACAGCGCGGCCAGCGGGTACGCGCCCGCGTAGATCAGGCCTTCCGGGCGGGTCAGCGCGGCGAACGCGACCAGCACGCCGGACCACAACGCGACCTTCGGGGTGAGCAGGCGCTCCCGGCGGACCGCCACGAACAGCGTCACGGCCAGCGTGACCACCGCGAACGCGAACAGCGAGTTCTCCAGGCCGGAGACGACCCAGATCACGAACGACGGGATCGTCGCCAGCGTCAGGCCGACGATCAGCGTCGCCAGCCACGCGAAGCGCGTGAAGATCTGCTTCGCCGCGATGTGGCACGCCGTCAGGATGCCCGCGGTGAACAGCAGGCCCAGCGCCTTCGGGAACAGGACGTAGTCCGGGATGCCGAAGAGCGTGCCGTGGTCGAAGAGGCCGACGAGCTTGCCGAGGCCGAGCAGCACCATCCACGTCGGGTCGGAGAAGCCCTCGACCGGCGGGGCGCCCGGCTGCAGCACCGGGCCGAGGCCGTCGGCGAAGCTGCGGGCGTAGGAGAAGGTGATGGCGGCGTCGTCGACGATCCAGTGGCCGTAGCGGGTCGCGTGGCCGGCCACGGCCGCGACGCCGGCGAGCACGGCCAGCACCGGAGCCAGCCGTGCGCCCCAGCCCCGCGCGGTCGTGGCGGGTGCCGGGTCCTCGGGGAGGTCGCTGGGGGAAGTCTCGGTGAGTGCGCTAGCCGTCATGTCCTCGTCACTGTTCCGCCCGCAGGCTTCTGCCGGTGGGATACGCGCGAGCTGGCGCCCCCTTGAGTGGACCCGATGGCGGATCCGCCGCCGCGGCGACGCGGTCGAGACACTGTAGCCAATACCCCATCAGGGGGCGGCCACGCGTCGGCATTGAGCGTGATCCACCCCACATTTCAGCCGGTCAGGACAGGTGCGAGGTGTCGTTGACCAACCGGACCGAAGCGTTCCCGTCCGGGTAGAACTCGACGATCGACAGCGACGCCAGGTCCAGGTGCAGCCGGAACAGCAGCTGCGGGCCGGCGTCGAGGCCCATCCGGAGCAGCGTCTTGATCGGCGTCACGTGGCTGACCAGGAGCAACGTCCGGCCGCCGTGCTCGGCGATCAGCTCGTCGCGGGCCTTGCGGACGCGCCGGTGGACGACGTCGAAGCTCTCCCCGCCGGGTGGCGGCACCGAGCTGTCGCCCAGCCACGCGCGGTGCAGCTCGGGGTCGCGCTCGGCCGCTTCGGCGAACGTCAGGCCCTCCCACTCGCCGAAGTCGGTCTCGATGAGGCCGGGGTGGGTCTCGACGCGGCCGCCGAGCGCGTCGGCGACGGCCTGGGCGGTCTGCATCGTGCGGGTCAGCGGCGAGGAGACGATCGGGACGGCCTCGCCGTCGACGACCAGGCCGTCCATCGCGGCCAGCCGCTTCGCCGCCGCGGCGGCCTGCGCGTGGCCGGTCTCGGTCAG
Proteins encoded in this region:
- a CDS encoding SCO6745 family protein; the protein is MAGDEQRFKSAFDSLHALAYFAPEVDAALTGAGLRPGRMPYFAGRSAAMGAVGPEVVAATFYNFNPEVVARVIPRAWTLATPQQVLDARLDGVGKALTRLLGDHVKSDEVAEAAELAREAAAGCTGEGRPLYAAHAGLPWPREPHLVLWHAVTLLREYRGDGHIAALVLNGLSGLEALVTHVATGRGFVTAAAKLTRGWSDEQWAAAEARLAGRGLLDADGALTAEGEAVRDRVEVATEAAARGPWDHLGPEKTARLEQLGRDLSARVVAAGAFPDGVFALRRP
- a CDS encoding NAD(P)/FAD-dependent oxidoreductase; this encodes MSERIVIAGAGLAGLRAAERLRELGFDGEVVVLGAEPDIAYHRPALSKHLLTGAVSRADTLLADPLEVDAEWYFDTPVTGLSPHRQVVHLRDEELRYDGLIIATGVEPRRLPGAPHGHPRVVVVRTLSDTTALQRALATGAGPVAVVGDGFIGCEVASSLREMNRDVILFGRARPLMADVLGPDIGDWLTALHTARGVRLELGTTIRRWRPGPTSVGLEFADGRAVDVACVVVAVGSVPAVSWLRGAKLPLDDGVVCGPTCHVLGSATIVAAGDVARWPNLRYDPAPQRDEHWLNAVEMSRAAAENLLTGPQGSPPYTPVPRYWSEQHGVRIQVAGRPMLGTDTVLLESPVPGTRPITGFVRGGRLIGLVGLDSPAAVLHWTAELARQHPAPPSGPPPEPRHPRHHSRAAAGH
- a CDS encoding ferredoxin — its product is MSPSAALIPVSPHDTGIAEAAALSGRLAYLCLCLTLCWGVLAATGWIRRSAGQDALRGGHVLLAAFALATGTVHGLTFLFLEDDPFGVADLLVPFYDGTPRHALGIAGLELVVAVSVTAALRRGAREGRWLRFHQAGYLAVGLLAGHAWLGAVSSGHLAVVWLAGITLLVPPALLSALRVLPASVLARAGLVGPASEEAEPALRVDVDSQRCHAYGVCQSEAPQVFQLGHDGHLAYEKRPEAGEAPNVRAAARACPMRAIHLVGATR
- a CDS encoding DUF4142 domain-containing protein; protein product: MPFRFVALIAAAAALLAGVVFPASAGELQQTDRTLLTRLKQHTLWATPVSRLAAERAADRRVRAVAGRIADDQARLDVALRAVADRLAVTLPAEPSEQERGWADGIAAGSGDAFDRAYVNRLRAEYGTLFGLASDVRAGTRDDDVRAFAQTAVDTTLGHLTLLESTGLAETTSLLVSATEDDTLGGGDVALAAVFVALAAVATFGLLRLLGTPGRTSPRTRR
- a CDS encoding sigma-70 family RNA polymerase sigma factor; the protein is MEALGRESRGHVGPACTATAVRPRPDRGDDLVPLLYKDFRATLFTQVLALTNHDRQWTEDVVQETMIRAWQHSDTLEREPGMLRGWLLTVARRIVIDGWRNRRVRPQEVALEIPENAESADRTDRSLAALTISRALSELDEKYQSVIVETYLAGNTVRQAAAILGIPEGTVKSRLYTAMRQLRKALGEVAAR